A single window of Marinobacter sp. LA51 DNA harbors:
- a CDS encoding AraC family transcriptional regulator, with protein sequence MVKPLKSLILALATGCAVLISGPALAQSGDNADDKSVAQSVESLKKQVIRLNRDLFILEEDLLFPASTQFAVFVSVDTGQFLKLDAVKLKVDGEVVASYLYTERQVQALERGGMQRLYVGNLKTGNHEVTAFVEGIGPDNRAYKQAATLDFEKGTGTAALEIRVQDRSSDYQPTVSILAWD encoded by the coding sequence ATGGTGAAACCACTAAAGTCCCTCATTCTTGCTCTGGCAACCGGCTGCGCTGTTCTGATTTCGGGCCCGGCGCTGGCCCAGTCCGGCGACAATGCCGACGACAAGTCCGTAGCCCAGAGTGTCGAATCCTTGAAGAAACAGGTCATTCGCCTTAATCGGGATCTGTTCATTCTGGAAGAGGACCTGTTGTTCCCCGCCAGTACTCAGTTTGCGGTGTTCGTGAGTGTCGACACAGGCCAGTTCCTGAAACTGGACGCGGTCAAGCTCAAGGTTGATGGGGAAGTGGTGGCATCGTACCTCTACACCGAGCGCCAGGTTCAGGCCCTTGAGCGAGGTGGCATGCAGCGTCTGTACGTGGGCAACCTGAAGACCGGAAACCACGAAGTGACGGCGTTTGTGGAAGGCATCGGGCCAGACAATCGCGCCTACAAACAGGCGGCCACCCTCGATTTCGAAAAGGGCACCGGCACGGCGGCACTGGAAATCCGGGTGCAGGATCGCTCCTCCGACTACCAACCCACCGTGTCCATATTGGCCTGGGATTAG
- a CDS encoding DUF3570 domain-containing protein: protein MAVTEASRIRYALAPLLALLLTLAAPLVSAATLPEDNVDMLYHRYDGGGMVIDGPSVLVRKNAGPQVSFTGQYYVDSVSAASVDVLATASPYTEERDEYSLGVDYLHEDAILSLGYTNSSENDYEANTVYFSVSQEFFGGMSTVTMGYANGWDDVGRVGNDNFSEEADRRNYQLGLSQVLTRNSLLGIDLEVVSDEGFLQNPYRQNRFRDPNDSTSFLYQPERYPETRTSTSVATRALYYLPYRASIRGEYRYFTDSWGIDAHTVELAYVHALNNRWTLEGSVRYYTQEAADFYSDLYEFENSQTHLARDKELSTLSGTTLGTGAVYEWKQTSLPGIKRLQFSLLLDWLNFEYDDFRDVTAKGDFLPGEEPLYSFDALVTRASLILEY, encoded by the coding sequence GTGGCTGTAACTGAGGCGAGCCGAATTCGCTATGCCTTGGCGCCGCTACTGGCGTTGTTGCTGACTTTGGCTGCGCCTCTGGTCTCGGCCGCGACCCTGCCCGAGGACAACGTCGATATGCTTTACCACCGCTACGACGGTGGTGGCATGGTGATCGATGGGCCCTCAGTGCTGGTGCGAAAAAACGCCGGGCCGCAGGTGTCGTTTACCGGCCAGTACTACGTGGACTCGGTGTCCGCCGCGTCGGTGGATGTGTTGGCCACGGCCAGCCCCTATACGGAAGAACGGGATGAATATTCACTGGGCGTGGATTACCTGCATGAAGACGCCATCCTGAGCCTGGGCTATACCAACAGCTCGGAAAACGACTACGAAGCCAATACCGTCTACTTCTCGGTCAGTCAGGAATTCTTCGGCGGCATGTCTACCGTGACCATGGGCTACGCCAATGGCTGGGACGACGTAGGCCGGGTTGGCAACGACAACTTCAGTGAAGAAGCCGATCGACGGAATTACCAACTCGGTTTGAGCCAGGTCCTGACCCGCAACAGCCTGCTGGGGATCGATCTGGAAGTGGTGTCCGATGAGGGGTTTCTTCAGAATCCCTACCGCCAGAACCGCTTCCGGGACCCGAATGACTCAACGTCATTCTTGTATCAGCCGGAGCGCTACCCGGAGACCCGAACCAGCACCTCGGTGGCGACCCGAGCCCTGTACTACCTGCCATACCGGGCCTCCATTCGCGGCGAGTACCGTTATTTCACGGACAGCTGGGGTATCGATGCCCATACCGTTGAACTGGCCTATGTGCATGCCCTGAACAATCGCTGGACCCTGGAAGGATCGGTCCGTTATTACACCCAGGAAGCGGCTGACTTCTACAGCGATCTGTACGAGTTCGAGAACTCCCAAACCCACCTGGCCAGGGACAAGGAACTGAGTACGTTGTCGGGCACCACCTTGGGCACCGGTGCGGTTTATGAGTGGAAGCAGACCTCGCTGCCTGGCATCAAACGGCTGCAGTTCAGCTTGCTGTTGGATTGGCTGAACTTCGAATACGACGATTTCCGGGACGTGACCGCCAAGGGCGATTTCCTGCCCGGGGAAGAACCGCTTTATTCGTTCGATGCGCTGGTTACGCGCGCGTCCTTGATTCTTGAATACTGA
- a CDS encoding DUF4266 domain-containing protein — translation MRGVSLTMLLGLVLVLMSTAGCSDIKPWVKPYERDKLADPVMSLSRHGKADVYMHHVYQARESARGSEGGSGGGCGCN, via the coding sequence ATGCGTGGTGTATCTCTGACGATGCTCCTGGGCTTGGTGCTTGTGCTGATGTCGACCGCGGGCTGCAGCGACATCAAACCCTGGGTGAAACCCTATGAACGGGACAAGCTGGCGGACCCGGTGATGAGTCTGAGCCGGCACGGCAAGGCCGACGTTTATATGCACCATGTCTATCAGGCCCGGGAATCGGCGCGTGGCTCCGAGGGCGGTTCTGGAGGTGGTTGTGGCTGTAACTGA
- a CDS encoding TlpA family protein disulfide reductase translates to MTRLLPLLAVGMAFTGLAMMAQAEAINVPAPDFTLESRSGENLRLEDHRGEVVMLNFWASWCGPCRQEMPLMDDIYSQYKDLGFTILAVNVDENRDEALRFLDAVPVDYPILYDPESRVSELYEVQAMPTTVMIDRNGNARYVHYGYQPGYEDDYEQQIRELVRE, encoded by the coding sequence ATGACCAGATTATTGCCCTTGCTGGCGGTTGGTATGGCGTTCACCGGGCTGGCGATGATGGCCCAGGCCGAGGCCATCAACGTTCCGGCGCCGGACTTTACCCTGGAGAGCCGGTCCGGTGAGAACCTGCGCCTGGAAGACCACCGCGGCGAAGTGGTGATGCTGAATTTCTGGGCCTCCTGGTGTGGCCCCTGTCGGCAGGAGATGCCGCTGATGGACGACATCTACAGCCAGTACAAGGATCTGGGCTTTACCATCCTGGCGGTCAATGTCGATGAGAACCGGGACGAAGCTCTGCGGTTTCTGGATGCCGTGCCGGTGGACTACCCGATTCTCTATGACCCCGAGAGCCGGGTCAGTGAGCTGTACGAGGTCCAGGCCATGCCCACTACGGTCATGATCGACCGCAATGGCAACGCTCGATACGTGCATTACGGTTATCAGCCGGGCTATGAGGACGACTACGAGCAGCAGATTCGGGAATTGGTGCGCGAGTGA
- a CDS encoding outer membrane beta-barrel domain-containing protein, producing MENRTKHLFLNGLCLSAALLMPVGAMAAEDDRPLIEPDVTPVPVDESLIDTENFEVGAFVGFLTIEDFESSLVYGGKLTYHLSESFFFEAGVGFAEAGETSFEKLAGNVEVLTEDERDYTYYNINLGYNVLPGEAFLTENYAFNTNFYLIAGAGATDFAGDTRFTVNAGAGYQVLLTDSVAVHLGVRQHFYRIDVLGSEKTSINTEVSSGLSVFF from the coding sequence ATGGAAAATCGGACTAAGCATCTTTTTCTGAACGGACTGTGTCTGTCCGCCGCCCTGCTGATGCCGGTAGGCGCGATGGCAGCCGAGGACGATCGTCCATTGATTGAACCGGACGTAACACCGGTGCCGGTGGATGAGTCCCTGATCGATACCGAGAATTTCGAGGTGGGTGCCTTTGTGGGTTTCCTCACCATCGAAGATTTCGAAAGCTCGCTGGTGTATGGCGGAAAGCTTACCTATCACCTGAGCGAGTCGTTCTTTTTTGAGGCCGGAGTCGGATTTGCCGAAGCCGGCGAAACCAGTTTCGAAAAACTGGCCGGTAATGTGGAAGTTCTGACCGAAGATGAGCGGGACTACACCTATTACAACATCAATCTGGGCTACAACGTGCTGCCCGGTGAAGCGTTCCTGACCGAGAATTACGCCTTTAACACCAACTTCTATTTGATTGCCGGGGCTGGCGCAACGGATTTCGCGGGTGACACGCGCTTCACCGTGAATGCCGGTGCGGGCTACCAGGTGCTGCTGACGGACAGCGTTGCCGTGCACCTTGGTGTTCGCCAGCACTTTTACCGGATAGATGTCCTGGGTAGCGAGAAAACGTCCATTAACACCGAGGTCAGTTCCGGCCTGTCGGTCTTTTTTTAA
- a CDS encoding SH3 domain-containing protein, with protein sequence MRLALLLLSFLLPVTGWAGWLWDSGEQALPQVQVSEPFVEWRSGPAVGYPVFHTSEQGEWLHLLQRKTGWIKVRDEQGREGWISVAAIAQTRDATGALVQLSVPSFEEFQDRRWEAGLMMGEFEGAAVTSAYGGYGMTRNLSAELWASQVLGSASELRLVNANLVHQPFPHWRVSPFFTLGIGHIWVDPKVTLAEPEERDNTVGHAGLGVRAYITDRYFIRAEVKDYKIFTTRSTNEEATEWKIGLSIFF encoded by the coding sequence ATGCGCCTTGCCCTGCTGCTGCTGAGTTTTTTATTGCCTGTTACTGGCTGGGCCGGCTGGCTGTGGGACTCTGGCGAGCAGGCGTTGCCGCAGGTTCAGGTTAGCGAACCGTTTGTTGAATGGCGCAGTGGCCCGGCGGTGGGCTACCCGGTGTTCCACACCAGTGAGCAAGGGGAATGGTTGCACCTGCTTCAACGTAAGACCGGCTGGATCAAGGTTCGGGACGAACAGGGCCGGGAAGGCTGGATTTCAGTGGCTGCGATTGCCCAGACCCGGGATGCCACAGGCGCGTTGGTTCAGCTTTCGGTGCCTAGCTTTGAGGAATTTCAGGATCGTCGCTGGGAAGCGGGCCTGATGATGGGCGAGTTCGAGGGTGCCGCAGTCACCTCGGCCTACGGCGGTTACGGGATGACCCGGAACCTGTCGGCTGAACTCTGGGCATCGCAGGTGCTGGGTAGCGCCTCGGAGCTGCGTCTGGTGAACGCCAATCTGGTACACCAGCCATTCCCGCATTGGCGGGTATCGCCGTTTTTTACCCTGGGCATTGGCCATATCTGGGTTGATCCGAAGGTGACCCTGGCCGAACCGGAGGAACGGGACAACACGGTTGGCCATGCAGGCCTCGGCGTCCGGGCATACATCACCGATCGATACTTTATTCGGGCGGAAGTGAAGGACTACAAGATCTTCACCACACGCTCGACCAACGAAGAAGCGACAGAATGGAAAATCGGACTAAGCATCTTTTTCTGA
- a CDS encoding LamG domain-containing protein: MMTTHRPSIIPLRSILALIAAAFLLSACGGESTESLPNTSASASSVNYTGPAPENDDVQAFKLAVWDNLATQDKCGACHNAGGQSPTFVNEQDINIAYAQARTVVNLDAPSQSEMVSKVAGGHNCWTSSTAACVDILTTYLTNWAGGAAGSVKTVELRAPAEKDPGATLTFPASSGDFESTVYPVLRTYCIDCHTENGQTPYIASSSGATSYEQAQSRINLETPSASRLVQRLRTDFHNCWDNDCDLSADTMQMAIEDFANLQSPQTVDADLVVSKALNLAEDGLLANSGGRYENNIIALYEFKAGEGQTAFDTSGVSPALDLTLSGNTEWVGGWGIALGGAYQNEQNFMVPAGKAQGSTASSQKLHTFLTASGEYSLEAWVAPGNITQEDARIVTYSGSATTRNVTLSQSLQRYEVLHRSTSSDENTPFGTQDADMLLQATLQHVVVNYSPGTGRQIFINGEPSGDVDPDSAGLLSEWDDSFALVMGNETDGNSPWEGTIRMVAFHNRALTPEQIQTNFEVGVGQKFYMLFGVSHLINVPESYIVFEVSQFDSYSYRFTSPFFISLDNTVEPSNIRLAGMRLGVNGKEPAVGQAWANLDVTLNADDYEPGTGQPLSPLGTIIALEEGPETDEFFLTFDQLGSETYARSEPALPPAATPVDLPASSDIGLKTFDEINDTMASLTGVDKTQTDVYNTYVTVKQQLPTVETIEGFLSSHQMAITQMAIQYCDVLASNVALRTAFFPGFNFSKSADTAFDATGRSQVIDPLLDRFVGENLATQPADADIETELNSLIDNLTSCGGSCDAGRTETIVKASCAAVLGSATTLVQ, encoded by the coding sequence ATGATGACTACACACCGCCCATCAATCATCCCGTTGCGCTCAATACTGGCGCTAATCGCCGCGGCCTTTTTGCTCAGCGCCTGCGGAGGCGAATCCACCGAATCCCTACCCAACACCTCGGCAAGTGCGTCCAGCGTGAATTACACCGGCCCGGCACCCGAGAACGACGACGTCCAGGCTTTCAAACTGGCAGTCTGGGACAACCTGGCAACCCAGGACAAGTGCGGGGCCTGCCACAACGCTGGTGGCCAATCACCCACCTTCGTGAACGAGCAGGACATCAACATTGCCTACGCCCAGGCGCGCACGGTGGTGAATCTGGATGCCCCGTCCCAATCCGAAATGGTCTCCAAGGTTGCCGGTGGGCATAACTGCTGGACATCAAGTACAGCAGCATGTGTAGACATTCTGACCACCTACCTTACCAACTGGGCCGGTGGTGCAGCCGGTTCGGTGAAAACAGTTGAGTTGCGGGCGCCGGCGGAGAAAGATCCCGGCGCTACCCTCACCTTCCCGGCCAGCAGCGGTGATTTCGAAAGCACGGTGTACCCGGTACTGAGAACCTACTGCATCGACTGTCACACTGAAAATGGCCAAACCCCCTACATTGCCAGCTCAAGTGGCGCGACTTCGTACGAGCAGGCTCAGAGCCGGATCAACCTGGAGACTCCATCGGCCTCGCGATTGGTCCAGCGCCTGCGAACCGACTTCCACAACTGTTGGGATAACGACTGCGACTTATCCGCTGACACTATGCAAATGGCGATTGAGGATTTTGCCAATCTTCAAAGCCCCCAGACGGTGGATGCCGATCTTGTGGTCAGCAAGGCCCTTAACCTGGCCGAAGACGGCCTGCTGGCAAATTCCGGCGGCCGCTATGAGAACAACATCATTGCCCTGTACGAGTTCAAGGCCGGTGAGGGCCAAACCGCGTTTGATACCAGCGGCGTATCACCGGCGCTGGATCTGACGTTGAGTGGCAACACCGAATGGGTCGGTGGGTGGGGCATTGCTTTGGGCGGCGCCTACCAAAACGAACAGAACTTCATGGTTCCTGCCGGCAAGGCCCAGGGCTCTACCGCCAGCAGCCAGAAACTGCACACCTTCCTGACCGCCTCTGGCGAGTACAGCCTTGAGGCCTGGGTGGCCCCGGGCAATATCACTCAGGAAGACGCCCGGATCGTCACTTACTCGGGCTCGGCCACGACCCGGAACGTGACCCTAAGCCAGAGCTTGCAGCGCTACGAAGTGCTACACCGCAGCACCAGCAGCGATGAGAACACACCGTTCGGTACCCAGGACGCCGACATGCTGTTGCAGGCTACCCTGCAGCACGTTGTGGTGAACTACTCACCCGGCACTGGTCGCCAGATCTTTATTAATGGCGAGCCTAGCGGCGACGTTGATCCGGATTCGGCCGGCCTGCTGTCTGAGTGGGACGACAGCTTTGCTCTGGTAATGGGCAATGAAACCGATGGAAATTCCCCCTGGGAAGGCACCATTCGCATGGTGGCGTTCCACAACCGGGCGCTGACACCGGAACAGATCCAGACCAACTTCGAGGTTGGCGTTGGGCAGAAGTTCTACATGCTATTTGGCGTATCCCACCTGATCAACGTGCCAGAGAGCTACATCGTATTCGAGGTGAGCCAATTCGACAGCTACAGCTATCGCTTCACCAGCCCGTTTTTCATCAGCCTGGATAACACCGTTGAGCCCTCCAACATCCGCTTGGCTGGCATGCGCCTGGGCGTGAATGGCAAGGAGCCAGCCGTGGGCCAGGCCTGGGCGAACCTGGATGTGACTCTGAATGCCGACGATTACGAGCCCGGCACAGGCCAGCCATTGTCACCCCTGGGCACCATCATTGCGCTGGAGGAGGGTCCGGAAACCGACGAGTTCTTCCTGACCTTCGATCAACTCGGCAGCGAAACCTACGCCAGATCCGAGCCTGCCCTGCCCCCGGCAGCAACGCCGGTGGATTTACCCGCGTCTTCAGACATCGGCCTGAAAACCTTTGATGAAATCAACGACACCATGGCCAGCCTGACAGGCGTCGACAAGACTCAAACCGATGTCTACAACACCTACGTAACGGTGAAGCAGCAGTTACCGACGGTAGAAACGATCGAAGGCTTCCTGTCGTCCCACCAGATGGCGATCACTCAAATGGCGATTCAGTACTGTGATGTGCTTGCCTCCAACGTCGCACTACGGACCGCATTTTTCCCAGGCTTCAACTTCAGCAAGTCGGCGGACACCGCCTTCGACGCCACCGGCCGCAGCCAGGTCATCGACCCACTGCTGGACCGGTTCGTGGGTGAAAACCTGGCTACCCAGCCTGCGGATGCGGATATCGAAACCGAACTGAACAGCCTGATTGATAACCTGACCAGCTGTGGCGGCTCCTGCGATGCAGGGCGCACCGAAACCATTGTCAAAGCCAGCTGCGCCGCCGTTCTGGGCAGCGCCACCACTCTGGTTCAGTAA
- a CDS encoding general secretion pathway protein GspF, with translation MFIRRSRNKTLANGEPLRHSDHGRPRTRREFIAQGFMAGSATVFGASIFSLFGNPRSASAALSSDLETLKQSCGIAVNGAGKIPFICFDLAGGANIAGSNVLMGKSGGQMDFLSTAGYNRLGLPGDMLPNNPSFVNNEMGLAFHSDSGFLRGIQQSTSAGTRAATNGAIIAARSENDTGNNPHNPMYGIHQAGADGSLLSLVGSQSSESGGNSMAPMNLINPQIRPTKIDRPSDVTGLVDVGDLIGILDQGDAVAVMESIQRISDAKMNRMDTKLDVSSEDVVKDLVRCGYVKSADLADRFGDPSALNPDLDLEIVGPTGIFTRDEFDNNREFRKTASVMKLVMNGYAGAGTVTLGGYDYHTGERGTGERRDELAGRCMGACLEYAARVGMPLMLYVFSDGSVSSNGRIDDSMDGRGKGEWTGDNQQTAASFFLVYNPNGRPTAIRNQVGFMRSDASVETASSPAANNVNQLVQTVLLNYMALHGEEADFGTRFTGHGLGNSTMQDSLIAMPSIVNGTIS, from the coding sequence ATGTTTATACGCAGATCACGCAACAAGACCCTGGCCAACGGTGAACCGCTGCGCCACTCAGACCATGGCCGGCCACGCACTCGCCGGGAATTCATTGCCCAGGGCTTTATGGCCGGCAGCGCCACCGTATTCGGTGCTTCCATTTTCAGCCTGTTCGGCAACCCGCGTAGTGCGTCGGCAGCATTGTCATCGGACCTGGAAACGCTGAAACAAAGCTGTGGCATTGCGGTCAATGGTGCCGGCAAGATCCCCTTCATCTGCTTTGATCTGGCCGGTGGCGCCAACATCGCCGGCTCCAACGTGCTGATGGGCAAATCCGGCGGCCAGATGGATTTTCTCAGCACCGCTGGTTACAACCGCCTCGGCCTGCCCGGGGATATGCTGCCCAACAACCCCTCGTTCGTTAACAACGAAATGGGGTTGGCGTTTCATAGCGACAGCGGCTTTCTGAGGGGTATTCAGCAAAGCACCAGCGCTGGCACCCGGGCCGCCACCAACGGTGCCATCATTGCCGCCCGTTCCGAGAATGACACCGGCAACAATCCACACAACCCCATGTACGGCATTCACCAGGCTGGGGCTGACGGTTCACTACTGTCACTGGTGGGCTCCCAGAGTTCCGAGTCTGGCGGTAATTCCATGGCACCCATGAACCTGATCAATCCACAGATTCGTCCTACCAAAATTGATCGACCTTCCGACGTAACGGGCCTGGTGGATGTCGGCGATCTGATTGGCATCCTAGATCAGGGCGATGCCGTTGCCGTTATGGAATCCATCCAACGGATCAGCGATGCCAAGATGAACCGGATGGACACCAAGCTGGACGTGTCCAGCGAGGACGTGGTGAAGGATCTGGTGCGGTGTGGCTATGTGAAGAGTGCGGATCTGGCGGATCGCTTCGGTGATCCCAGCGCGCTCAATCCTGATCTCGATTTGGAGATTGTCGGACCGACGGGAATCTTTACCCGCGATGAGTTCGACAACAACCGCGAGTTCCGCAAAACCGCCTCGGTGATGAAACTGGTAATGAACGGCTATGCCGGAGCTGGCACCGTTACCTTGGGTGGCTACGATTACCACACTGGCGAGCGTGGTACTGGTGAACGCCGGGATGAACTGGCCGGTCGCTGCATGGGTGCATGCCTGGAATACGCAGCCCGTGTTGGCATGCCACTGATGCTCTACGTCTTCAGCGACGGTTCAGTCTCGAGCAATGGCCGTATCGACGATTCCATGGACGGGCGCGGCAAAGGTGAATGGACTGGAGATAACCAGCAAACCGCAGCGTCGTTCTTCCTGGTGTACAACCCCAATGGCCGGCCAACGGCCATCCGCAACCAGGTCGGTTTCATGCGCTCGGATGCGTCAGTGGAAACAGCCTCCAGTCCTGCCGCCAATAACGTTAACCAGCTGGTTCAAACCGTACTCCTGAACTACATGGCACTGCACGGCGAGGAGGCCGATTTTGGCACCCGCTTCACCGGCCATGGGCTGGGCAACAGCACCATGCAGGACAGCTTGATAGCCATGCCCAGCATTGTGAACGGCACTATCTCATAG
- a CDS encoding FAD:protein FMN transferase encodes MQRCYFRQVKSLLLWARAVTGLMILTASGFAQAEWYRYSDTAMTTPIHLEFWADDQAKADRTAESVLAVFHHVDRTMSRYRADSELSKVNREAANGPVSVSSDLFNVLQKAKQVSELSGGAFDISFGSVGFLYDYRAGQQPSADDIASELGHINYRDIILDEKQRTVQFRQNGLKLDLGGIAKGYAVDLGISELKRAGVRHAQLSAGGDMRLLGDRRGRPWLVGVRDPRSEDRNAVVLPLTDTAISTSGDYERYFVNDAGERVHHILVPSTGKPVRGVQSVTILGTDALTTDGLSTAVFVLGPEQGLAMVNRLPGIDAIIIDERRRMHYSEGLQAPEPDQ; translated from the coding sequence GTGCAGCGTTGTTATTTCAGGCAGGTCAAATCGCTCCTTCTGTGGGCCAGAGCGGTAACCGGGTTGATGATTCTGACGGCCAGCGGCTTCGCCCAAGCAGAGTGGTACCGCTACTCCGACACCGCCATGACCACGCCCATCCACCTGGAGTTCTGGGCGGACGATCAGGCCAAGGCCGACCGTACTGCCGAGTCGGTGTTGGCGGTGTTCCACCACGTTGATCGAACCATGAGCCGCTACCGCGCCGATTCCGAGCTGTCGAAGGTAAATCGGGAAGCGGCGAACGGGCCAGTGTCGGTCTCATCGGACCTGTTTAATGTGCTGCAAAAAGCCAAACAGGTGTCGGAACTCAGCGGTGGTGCCTTTGACATCAGTTTCGGGTCGGTGGGATTTCTCTACGATTATCGCGCCGGACAGCAACCGTCGGCCGACGATATTGCCTCGGAACTGGGGCACATCAACTACCGGGACATCATCCTCGATGAGAAACAGCGCACGGTGCAGTTTCGCCAGAACGGCCTGAAGTTGGATTTGGGCGGTATCGCCAAGGGTTATGCGGTAGACCTTGGGATTTCAGAGCTGAAGCGAGCCGGTGTTCGCCATGCCCAGCTCAGTGCCGGTGGCGATATGCGTCTGCTTGGGGACCGGCGCGGGCGCCCCTGGTTGGTAGGGGTGCGTGACCCGCGCTCGGAGGATCGTAATGCGGTGGTGTTGCCGCTGACGGATACGGCCATTTCTACCTCAGGGGATTACGAGCGATATTTTGTTAACGACGCGGGCGAGAGAGTTCACCACATTCTGGTGCCATCCACCGGTAAGCCAGTGCGGGGAGTGCAGAGTGTCACCATTCTCGGCACCGATGCCCTGACAACCGATGGCTTGTCCACCGCGGTGTTTGTGCTGGGACCCGAGCAGGGGCTGGCCATGGTGAACCGGTTGCCGGGTATCGACGCCATTATCATTGATGAACGGCGCCGGATGCATTACTCCGAGGGTTTGCAGGCACCTGAGCCTGATCAGTGA